The DNA sequence TGAAACTGGACGGCAGAGCGCGAAGCGGTCAAGCCGTGAGTCACTCAAGCGCTTGCAGGCCGAAGAAGAAATCGATCCTGCTTTTTTAGAGTTCATGAAGCAATTTGGCCAGCATTTGAAAGATGCCTTTGGTGGCTGGCATGTGTTTATCTTGACGGCCGATATGGCATTGCCAGGGCAGCTGCGGATCAAAGAGTCACGCCGCACCCCACTCTTTAATGGCCCGCTTGAGTGCCGTTTGTTCCGCTTTGAAATGCGCTCTAGATCCGAGCGTTTGGAGTCTGCCGGTAAGCCGATTTAGAATTAGTAATGATGATGTAACTATCACTACAAAAAAGAAGATAGAAAGATAAAACGCCATGGAATTCAAAACCTATATGTGCCTGATCTGCGGTTGGGTCTACGACGAGGCAGCCGGCTTGCCGGATGAGGGAATTGCGCCTGGAACCCTCTGGAAAGACGTACCCATGAACTGGACTTGCCCCGAGTGCGGCGCACGCAAAAATGATTTTGAAATGATGGCCATTTAAGTTCTAAAGCAAATTACACATTAACAAATAAAACGAATGAGAATCACATGGGCCTAAACGAAACCATATTCGAGCGTGCACAAAAAACCATTCCGGGTGGTGTGAACTCCCCCGTGAGAGCCTTTCGTCAAGTGGGCGGCGCCCCGCGCTTTATTAAGAAAGCACTCGGCCCGCACTTTTGGGATATTGAAGATAAGCGCTATGTGGACTTGATCATGTCCTGGGGCCCCATGATCGCCGGCCATGCCAATCCCGAAGTAGTAGAGGCAGTGCAGCGAGCGGCCACCCTGAGTTTTAGTTATGGCGCCCCCACCGTTGGTGAAATCGAATTGGCTGAGCGCATTTGCGCCATCATGCCCAGCGTCGAGCAAATTCGGATGGTCTCGAGCGGGACGGAGGCAACCATGAGCGCCCTGCGTTTAGCGCGTGGGTATACCGGACGTGATCTGATCATTAAGTTTGAGGGTTGTTATCACGGCCATGCCGATAGCCTCTTGGTAAAGGCCGGCTCGGGCTTACTCACCTTTGCTGATTCAACTCAAAATGCACCTTCATCGGGCGGCGTTCCACAAGACTTGGTGAAATACACCTTGGTGCT is a window from the Polynucleobacter difficilis genome containing:
- a CDS encoding rubredoxin encodes the protein MEFKTYMCLICGWVYDEAAGLPDEGIAPGTLWKDVPMNWTCPECGARKNDFEMMAI